A section of the Citrus sinensis cultivar Valencia sweet orange chromosome 8, DVS_A1.0, whole genome shotgun sequence genome encodes:
- the LOC102617996 gene encoding protein CHLORORESPIRATORY REDUCTION 42, chloroplastic isoform X1 produces MALSLSSASSVACSNLQFNSLNTEARKLNLQIKCESKESSGESDIRRSKLAIGSPVIVIEAPKMIKTAASVPCLRANSGLVKPGDVGSEGLCRIISRKPKDVWAVRLSIGTYLLEGKYFKPLELDE; encoded by the exons ATGGCACTGAGCCTCTCTTCAGCTTCCTCAGTCGCTTGCTCAAACTTGCAATTCAATAGCTTAAACACTGAAGCCCGGAAACTGAATTTGCAAATAAAGTGTGAATCAAAAGAGTCATCCGGGGAATCGGATATAAGAAGATCAAAACTTGCAATAGGGTCACCTGTTATTGTCATTGAGGCTCCTAAAATGATCAAAACAGCAGCCTCAGTTCCATGCCTTAGGGCTAATTCTGGCTTGGTCAAGCCTGGTGATGTTGGAAG TGAAGGTTTGTGCAGAATTATTTCAAGGAAGCCAAAGGATGTATGGGCAGTTCGTTTAAGCATTGGCACCTATCTCCTTGAGGGCAAGTATTTCAAGCCATTGGAACTGGATGAGTag
- the LOC102617996 gene encoding protein CHLORORESPIRATORY REDUCTION 42, chloroplastic isoform X3 translates to MALSLSSASSVACSNLQFNSLNTEARKLNLQIKCESKESSGESDIRRSKLAIGSPVIVIEAPKMIKTAASVPCLRANSGLVKPGDVGRFVQNYFKEAKGCMGSSFKHWHLSP, encoded by the exons ATGGCACTGAGCCTCTCTTCAGCTTCCTCAGTCGCTTGCTCAAACTTGCAATTCAATAGCTTAAACACTGAAGCCCGGAAACTGAATTTGCAAATAAAGTGTGAATCAAAAGAGTCATCCGGGGAATCGGATATAAGAAGATCAAAACTTGCAATAGGGTCACCTGTTATTGTCATTGAGGCTCCTAAAATGATCAAAACAGCAGCCTCAGTTCCATGCCTTAGGGCTAATTCTGGCTTGGTCAAGCCTGGTGATGTTGGAAG GTTTGTGCAGAATTATTTCAAGGAAGCCAAAGGATGTATGGGCAGTTCGTTTAAGCATTGGCACCTATCTCCTTGA
- the LOC102617996 gene encoding protein CHLORORESPIRATORY REDUCTION 42, chloroplastic isoform X2 translates to MALSLSSASSVACSNLQFNSLNTEARKLNLQIKCESKESSGESDIRRSKLAIGSPVIVIEAPKMIKTAASVPCLRANSGLVKPGDVGRIISRKPKDVWAVRLSIGTYLLEGKYFKPLELDE, encoded by the exons ATGGCACTGAGCCTCTCTTCAGCTTCCTCAGTCGCTTGCTCAAACTTGCAATTCAATAGCTTAAACACTGAAGCCCGGAAACTGAATTTGCAAATAAAGTGTGAATCAAAAGAGTCATCCGGGGAATCGGATATAAGAAGATCAAAACTTGCAATAGGGTCACCTGTTATTGTCATTGAGGCTCCTAAAATGATCAAAACAGCAGCCTCAGTTCCATGCCTTAGGGCTAATTCTGGCTTGGTCAAGCCTGGTGATGTTGGAAG AATTATTTCAAGGAAGCCAAAGGATGTATGGGCAGTTCGTTTAAGCATTGGCACCTATCTCCTTGAGGGCAAGTATTTCAAGCCATTGGAACTGGATGAGTag